A region of Arabidopsis thaliana chromosome 5, partial sequence DNA encodes the following proteins:
- a CDS encoding uncharacterized protein (unknown protein; BEST Arabidopsis thaliana protein match is: unknown protein (TAIR:AT2G41730.1); Has 1807 Blast hits to 1807 proteins in 277 species: Archae - 0; Bacteria - 0; Metazoa - 736; Fungi - 347; Plants - 385; Viruses - 0; Other Eukaryotes - 339 (source: NCBI BLink).) has protein sequence MKSEGRHQGVVRTGMIHPRGFNPRHTNRLDSPPVFGDFTKMQPKTTNHSNIIGESERSKYSNCHVSPAIKSGHKSKGRRKLQPTSWWSEDKLDRLIGSDSSSAKDILDMLCSEDHDEY, from the coding sequence ATGAAGAGTGAAGGTCGTCATCAAGGCGTCGTAAGGACAGGAATGATTCATCCGCGGGGCTTTAATCCTCGACACACCAACCGACTCGATTCACCACCagtttttggagattttacCAAAATGCAACCAAAGACTACCAACCATTCAAATATCATCGGAGAAAGTGAGCGGTCCAAGTACAGTAATTGTCATGTGTCGCCGGCTATCAAGTCGGGCCATAAATCTAAGGGTCGCCGTAAGCTACAACCGACAAGTTGGTGGAGTGAGGATAAGCTAGACCGGCTCATCGGGTCGGATTCATCCTCTGCTAAGGATATTTTGGATATGTTATGTAGTGAAGATCATGATGAGTATTAA
- a CDS encoding Mitochondrial import inner membrane translocase subunit Tim17/Tim22/Tim23 family protein (Mitochondrial import inner membrane translocase subunit Tim17/Tim22/Tim23 family protein; FUNCTIONS IN: protein transporter activity, P-P-bond-hydrolysis-driven protein transmembrane transporter activity; INVOLVED IN: protein transport; LOCATED IN: chloroplast, plasma membrane, vacuole, mitochondrial inner membrane presequence translocase complex, chloroplast envelope; EXPRESSED IN: 25 plant structures; EXPRESSED DURING: 15 growth stages; CONTAINS InterPro DOMAIN/s: Sterile alpha motif, type 1 (InterPro:IPR021129), Mitochondrial inner membrane translocase complex, subunit Tim17/22 (InterPro:IPR003397); BEST Arabidopsis thaliana protein match is: Mitochondrial import inner membrane translocase subunit Tim17/Tim22/Tim23 family protein (TAIR:AT3G49560.1); Has 1807 Blast hits to 1807 proteins in 277 species: Archae - 0; Bacteria - 0; Metazoa - 736; Fungi - 347; Plants - 385; Viruses - 0; Other Eukaryotes - 339 (source: NCBI BLink).), producing MGKDGEGDKKRETMAVMSLMKDQQNPIQQFQVKFKEIETGFKSWLSKQKLPVEAAVVTAMGGVQGAFIGGLMGTLSPEMPQAGIDPQAMASLKQTQALVGGPLVQARNFAAITGVNAGIACVMKRIRGKEDLESAVVAAFGSGVAYSLVSAGLQGQPMNAITTAAGFAVFQGVFFKLGERFSKPSVEDPYYTRGRSMLLKLGLEKYEKNFKKGLLADPTLPLLTDSALRDVSIPPGPRLLILDHIQRDPELKGKRGSRG from the exons atgggGAAAGACGGAGAAGGAGACAAGAAGCGAGAAACAATGGCGGTGATGAGCTTAATGAAGGATCAACAGAATCCAATTCAACAGTTTCAAGTCAAATTCAAGGAGATTGAGACTGGTTTCAAGTCGTGGTTATCAAAACAGAAGTTACCGGTGGAAGCCGCCGTTGTCACGGCCATGGGTGGTGTTCAGGGAGCTTTTATCGGTGGTTTAATGGGAACTTTATCTCCTGAAATGCCTCAGGCTGGTATTGACCCTCAAGCTATGGCTTCGCTAAAGCAAACTCAG GCTCTTGTTGGTGGGCCTTTGGTTCAAGCTCGGAACTTTGCTGCTATAACTGGTGTTAATGCTGGTATTGCTTGTGTTATGAAACGGATTAGAGGCAAGGAGGATTTAGAATCTGC TGTGGTCGCAGCATTCGGATCTGGAGTTGCATATTCTCTTGTGAGCGCAGGATTACAAGGACAGCCTATGAATGCAATCACCACTGCTGCTGGTTTCGCTGTTTTTCAAGGAGTGTTTTTCAAG TTGGGTGAAAGGTTCTCTAAACCAAGTGTTGAAGATCCATATTACACCCGGGGAAGATCTATGTTGTTGAAACTGGGTCTAGAGAAGTATGAGAAGAACTTCAAGAAAGGTTTATTAGCTGACCCAACTCTGCCATTGCTCACTGATAG CGCGCTAAGAGACGTGAGCATCCCGCCTGGACCAAGGCTACTGATACTTGATCACATCCAAAG GGACCCTGAGCTAAAGGGCAAGCGGGGAAGTCGtggttga